One stretch of Lacrimispora sphenoides DNA includes these proteins:
- a CDS encoding M20 family metallopeptidase → MDINRIKKDVDQSIEEKGEDLWGLARYLWENPEYNFNEFKSSRAIWELLENYGFKVEKEICGLNTAFRGEYDSGKPGPHIGFLAEYDAVPGMGHACGHNLMAAMAVGAGFGVKSVIHRLGGKISVFGTPAEEGGGGKVILLEKGAFQGLDAAMILHSANETVVNDISYSKTDLTVEYQGKSAHGATWPEEGNSALDPLLQLFQYIGGQRLRWNGRGTILGVITNGGKDPIHIPDFCQAKFTVRSFDKRFKEQILKEFLEAGQSLGTMTGTRFRYEWDGYTYEDIRNNSQLEKLLLRNLEDLGEKVMPRRKELGIGCTDVGNLTHVIPGLQSYIQVVPGLRGHTKEFEEACGSMSGRRAVLVGAKAMAFTAADLLSSPEAMEKVKQSFAEMNKKYE, encoded by the coding sequence ATGGATATTAACAGGATAAAAAAAGATGTGGATCAGAGCATTGAGGAAAAAGGAGAAGATTTGTGGGGACTTGCCAGATACCTCTGGGAAAATCCTGAATATAATTTTAACGAATTCAAATCCAGCAGAGCCATATGGGAACTTTTGGAGAACTACGGATTTAAAGTGGAAAAAGAAATCTGCGGTTTGAATACGGCCTTTCGCGGGGAATATGACAGCGGAAAGCCGGGGCCTCATATCGGCTTTCTGGCAGAATATGATGCGGTTCCCGGAATGGGACATGCCTGCGGTCACAACCTGATGGCAGCAATGGCTGTGGGAGCCGGTTTTGGAGTAAAGTCTGTCATCCACCGTCTTGGGGGGAAGATCTCTGTGTTTGGAACCCCTGCGGAAGAGGGAGGAGGGGGGAAGGTCATTTTGCTGGAGAAAGGAGCATTCCAGGGCCTTGATGCGGCAATGATCCTCCATTCTGCCAATGAAACGGTAGTCAATGATATTTCCTATTCAAAGACAGATCTGACCGTTGAATATCAAGGTAAGAGCGCTCATGGAGCCACCTGGCCGGAAGAAGGAAACAGTGCCCTGGATCCCTTGCTTCAGTTATTCCAGTATATAGGCGGACAGCGCCTGCGCTGGAACGGCAGGGGAACGATCCTTGGGGTTATTACAAACGGAGGTAAGGATCCTATCCATATTCCTGATTTTTGCCAAGCTAAATTTACGGTCAGGTCTTTTGACAAGAGATTTAAAGAACAGATATTGAAGGAGTTTCTGGAGGCAGGACAGTCCCTTGGGACTATGACAGGAACCAGGTTCCGGTATGAATGGGATGGGTATACCTATGAAGATATCCGCAATAACAGCCAGCTTGAAAAGCTTCTTTTAAGAAACTTAGAAGACCTTGGAGAAAAGGTAATGCCAAGGAGAAAAGAACTTGGAATCGGCTGTACCGATGTGGGGAATCTTACTCATGTCATTCCAGGACTCCAGTCCTATATCCAGGTGGTTCCCGGCTTAAGAGGCCATACGAAGGAATTTGAGGAGGCCTGCGGCAGTATGTCCGGCAGAAGGGCTGTGTTGGTGGGAGCCAAAGCCATGGCTTTTACAGCGGCGGATCTGCTGTCCTCACCTGAAGCAATGGAAAAGGTAAAGCAAAGCTTTGCGGAAATGAATAAAAAATATGAGTAA
- a CDS encoding ABC transporter ATP-binding protein: MSKGGAAVGEVLLTVNDLKTYFYTASGVSKAVDGVSFHINRGEIMGIVGESGSGKSVASSSIIRLLPARTGKIVSGSIDFDGTDVLKLGKRELLSFRGRDVSMIFQNPMTSLSPVFKVGHQMVEMICAHHKVSRQEAYRMGEEALRMVGIPDAGRRMDSYPYELSGGMCQRVIIAMSLCSNPKLIIADEPTTALDVTVQAQVLELLKDMREKNGMAILLITHNLGVVWQMCDSVMVMYAGKTVEYTSCKELHHNPLHPYTWGLLDSMPKLSSNSGEELATIQGTPPDLRLTGTCCNFSNRCPYAEELCRNQVPDLKELEPGHFVACHRQREESRLFRGGVKQHE, from the coding sequence ATGAGTAAAGGAGGTGCTGCTGTGGGAGAAGTATTATTAACAGTGAATGACTTAAAAACATATTTTTATACGGCAAGCGGCGTGAGCAAAGCAGTCGATGGAGTGAGCTTTCACATAAACCGGGGAGAAATCATGGGAATTGTGGGAGAGTCAGGGTCAGGAAAAAGCGTTGCCTCCTCCTCGATCATCCGGCTGCTGCCGGCCAGAACCGGAAAAATTGTAAGCGGCAGCATAGACTTTGACGGAACAGATGTATTGAAGCTGGGAAAAAGGGAGCTTTTGTCCTTCCGGGGCCGGGATGTTTCCATGATTTTTCAAAATCCCATGACTTCCCTTTCGCCGGTATTTAAGGTAGGCCATCAGATGGTGGAAATGATCTGCGCCCATCACAAGGTCAGCAGGCAGGAGGCTTACCGCATGGGAGAAGAAGCTTTAAGAATGGTTGGAATACCGGATGCCGGGCGGCGGATGGATTCCTATCCCTATGAATTGTCAGGCGGCATGTGCCAGCGGGTAATCATAGCAATGTCCCTGTGCAGCAATCCGAAACTGATCATTGCGGATGAACCCACGACAGCTCTGGATGTGACGGTTCAGGCACAGGTGCTGGAGCTGTTAAAGGATATGCGGGAGAAAAACGGGATGGCCATTCTACTGATTACCCATAATCTTGGTGTGGTATGGCAGATGTGTGACAGCGTCATGGTGATGTATGCGGGAAAGACCGTTGAGTATACGTCCTGTAAGGAATTGCATCACAATCCCCTTCATCCTTACACCTGGGGACTGTTGGATTCCATGCCGAAGCTGAGCAGCAATTCCGGAGAAGAGCTGGCAACGATCCAGGGAACCCCGCCGGATTTAAGATTGACGGGAACCTGCTGTAATTTTTCCAACCGTTGCCCATATGCAGAGGAACTGTGCAGAAACCAGGTTCCTGACTTAAAGGAACTTGAGCCGGGGCATTTCGTTGCCTGTCACAGGCAAAGGGAGGAAAGCCGTCTTTTTCGGGGAGGTGTGAAACAACATGAGTGA
- a CDS encoding ABC transporter ATP-binding protein: MSEKRMILQVKGLSKDFQIKGKKLGSKKAVLHALQEIDLDIHEGEVLGVIGESGCGKSTLGRCLVGLHKPTEGEILFEGKSILGVRAKDKLEMCRNIQMIFQDPYSSLDPRHTAADSVSEPMVVHKTVKGRAAMEQRVLELLKQVGLDVQHMNRYPHEFSGGQRQRLNVARAISINPRLIICDEPVSALDVSIQAQVINLLKKLQKEYNLTYVFISHDLSVVKYVSDRIVIMYLGRIVEICNGGDIYKNPLHPYTQALLSAIPPECPDEEKERIVLQGEVPSPIGERKGCPLAGRCPQCMERCKNEMPRLKQQGEEGHQVACFLYEKK; encoded by the coding sequence ATGAGTGAGAAAAGGATGATCTTACAAGTGAAAGGCTTGTCTAAGGATTTCCAGATAAAAGGAAAGAAGCTGGGGAGCAAAAAAGCGGTTCTTCATGCGCTGCAGGAAATCGACTTAGATATTCATGAGGGAGAGGTACTTGGTGTCATAGGAGAATCAGGATGCGGGAAATCCACCCTGGGAAGGTGCCTGGTAGGCTTACATAAACCGACAGAAGGGGAAATCCTGTTTGAAGGAAAAAGCATATTGGGAGTCAGAGCAAAGGATAAGCTGGAAATGTGCAGGAACATTCAAATGATATTCCAGGATCCCTATTCTTCACTGGATCCCAGGCATACTGCGGCTGATTCTGTTTCTGAACCCATGGTGGTTCATAAAACCGTAAAAGGCAGAGCAGCGATGGAGCAGAGGGTTTTAGAGCTTTTGAAACAGGTAGGGCTGGATGTGCAGCATATGAACCGGTATCCCCATGAGTTTTCAGGCGGGCAGAGGCAGCGTCTGAACGTGGCCCGTGCCATATCCATAAATCCCAGGCTGATCATCTGTGATGAGCCGGTATCAGCTCTTGATGTATCCATTCAGGCCCAGGTAATCAATCTTTTAAAGAAGCTTCAAAAGGAATACAATCTTACTTATGTGTTCATATCCCATGATTTAAGCGTTGTAAAATATGTCAGCGACAGAATCGTAATCATGTATCTTGGGCGGATCGTGGAAATCTGCAACGGAGGAGATATCTATAAGAATCCCCTGCATCCGTATACCCAGGCGCTGTTATCGGCGATTCCTCCGGAATGCCCTGATGAGGAAAAAGAGCGGATCGTACTTCAGGGAGAGGTTCCAAGCCCCATTGGAGAACGAAAGGGCTGCCCCCTGGCTGGACGGTGCCCTCAGTGCATGGAACGGTGCAAAAACGAAATGCCAAGGCTGAAACAACAGGGAGAAGAGGGACATCAGGTGGCCTGCTTCCTATACGAAAAAAAGTAA
- a CDS encoding M20 family metallopeptidase — protein sequence MTKKELLHYVDEHREELIQLVSELIQIKSENPTGTQRGVIDYVETFLGKAGIEFKETGCNPDYPCIVAGIGSETGFSMIINGHVDVVPAGDLSQWDFDPFSGEITETQILGRGTSDMKAGVAGVLFALSLLKREHVPLNGNIRLHIVSDEESGGQFGTQWLCANGYADHADACLVAEPTSMNTIEIGQKGGLLLTLKAFGKSAHGSLGNFKGENAILKLSRVLPHISMLTEIKGHFTDRQQKPLKDSQMLAEKENNIPGLGRAIDHVTTNVGLIKGGTRHNMVPDYCEAIVDVRLPIGVRKEEIEEVLEQIMEASGAEGVEYELHYKSEANFTDHEAPIVLAFKKNAEELLGREVIPAYQWASSDARDYRLLGIPTIQFGPSNTVGIHSYNETVQIQDVVTAAKTYIGAICDLMEVL from the coding sequence ATGACAAAAAAGGAACTTCTGCACTATGTGGATGAGCATAGGGAAGAATTGATACAGCTTGTATCGGAACTGATTCAGATAAAAAGCGAAAATCCTACGGGTACCCAGAGAGGCGTGATTGATTATGTGGAAACATTTCTTGGGAAAGCAGGGATTGAGTTTAAAGAAACCGGCTGCAATCCGGATTATCCCTGCATTGTAGCAGGGATCGGAAGTGAAACGGGATTTTCCATGATTATTAACGGTCATGTGGATGTGGTGCCGGCCGGTGATTTAAGCCAGTGGGATTTTGATCCCTTTTCCGGTGAGATCACAGAGACCCAGATCTTAGGCAGAGGGACCTCTGATATGAAGGCAGGGGTGGCCGGCGTTTTATTTGCCCTTTCCCTTTTGAAAAGAGAGCATGTTCCGTTAAATGGGAACATCAGGCTCCACATAGTTTCCGATGAGGAAAGCGGAGGGCAGTTCGGAACCCAGTGGCTGTGTGCCAACGGCTATGCGGACCATGCCGATGCCTGTCTGGTGGCGGAGCCAACATCTATGAATACCATTGAGATCGGACAAAAGGGAGGCCTTCTTCTGACCTTGAAGGCCTTTGGGAAATCGGCCCATGGAAGTCTAGGAAATTTTAAGGGAGAGAATGCTATTTTGAAATTATCCAGGGTTCTTCCCCATATCTCCATGCTCACGGAAATAAAGGGCCATTTTACAGACAGGCAGCAAAAGCCATTAAAGGATTCCCAGATGCTGGCGGAGAAAGAAAATAATATTCCTGGATTAGGAAGGGCTATTGATCATGTGACCACAAATGTAGGCCTTATAAAAGGAGGAACCAGGCACAATATGGTTCCTGATTATTGTGAGGCTATTGTTGATGTACGGTTGCCCATCGGAGTCCGCAAAGAAGAGATTGAAGAGGTATTAGAACAGATCATGGAGGCCAGCGGAGCAGAGGGGGTGGAGTATGAGCTTCATTATAAGAGCGAAGCCAACTTCACCGACCATGAAGCCCCCATTGTCCTGGCATTTAAGAAAAATGCAGAAGAATTATTGGGAAGAGAGGTCATACCTGCCTACCAGTGGGCATCAAGTGATGCCAGGGATTACCGGCTGCTTGGAATCCCCACCATCCAGTTCGGCCCTTCCAATACGGTTGGGATTCATTCCTATAATGAAACGGTCCAGATCCAGGACGTGGTCACGGCTGCCAAAACTTATATAGGTGCTATTTGTGATCTTATGGAGGTTTTGTAA
- a CDS encoding DUF1177 domain-containing protein: MLMKQLIEVHDLLDSSYANGKGAMEYLKTIRPDADVEVYTLVGQKGKTDMIKVRIPGAKGKAKGLDAPTIGLLGRLGGLGARPERIGFVSDGDGALIALSLAAKLLDMQNKGDYLDGDVFISTHICPDAPTREHKPVPFMDSPVNMAQVNQEEVTVELDAILSVDTTKGNRIINNRGFAVSPTVKEGYILRVSESILDLMQTTTGKLPYVYALSQQDITPYGNGLYHLNSILQPATATKAPVIGVAITTEAPVAGCATGATHITDCEEAARFMLEVAKAYGRGECSFYDEMEFDRIQYLYGTMGHFQTLGTGNECDDDA; the protein is encoded by the coding sequence ATGTTGATGAAACAATTGATAGAGGTACATGACCTGCTTGACAGCAGCTATGCAAACGGAAAGGGGGCAATGGAGTATTTAAAAACCATCAGGCCGGATGCTGACGTGGAAGTATATACCTTGGTGGGACAAAAGGGAAAAACAGATATGATTAAGGTAAGGATTCCCGGAGCGAAAGGAAAGGCAAAAGGTTTAGATGCCCCGACCATCGGACTGCTTGGAAGATTGGGAGGCCTGGGAGCCAGACCGGAGAGGATCGGCTTTGTCTCTGACGGGGATGGGGCCCTTATCGCCTTATCCTTAGCGGCGAAACTGCTGGACATGCAGAACAAGGGGGACTATCTGGATGGCGATGTTTTTATATCCACCCATATCTGCCCGGATGCGCCCACCAGAGAGCACAAGCCGGTTCCGTTTATGGATTCTCCGGTGAATATGGCGCAGGTGAATCAGGAAGAGGTAACGGTGGAGCTGGATGCCATTTTATCCGTTGATACCACAAAGGGAAACAGGATCATCAACAACAGAGGTTTTGCCGTTTCTCCTACTGTAAAGGAAGGATACATATTGCGGGTTTCCGAGAGCATTTTGGATCTGATGCAGACAACAACAGGAAAACTGCCTTATGTATACGCCCTTTCCCAGCAGGATATCACGCCTTATGGAAACGGACTGTATCACTTAAACAGCATTCTTCAGCCAGCAACCGCCACAAAAGCACCCGTGATCGGAGTTGCCATAACAACGGAGGCGCCGGTCGCAGGATGCGCAACCGGTGCAACCCATATCACGGATTGTGAAGAGGCGGCAAGGTTCATGCTGGAGGTTGCTAAGGCTTACGGCAGGGGAGAATGCAGTTTCTATGATGAAATGGAGTTTGATAGGATCCAGTATTTATATGGAACCATGGGACATTTTCAAACCCTGGGAACAGGAAACGAATGTGACGACGACGCTTAG
- a CDS encoding PucR family transcriptional regulator has protein sequence MKYPPLTLGWFIYETPIDNLEFIGEDEALHKTITGISVLDNPDGVKWIKKNEIVLTTGYIFYNDFEIQKKIIADLHAIDCTAFCIKVKRFFDRIPDSMIEEAAKYGLALVSVPFYHGYTNIINIINENLIEQKILRQQFILSEAEKFHESFFNREGIMKMLERISNYTNSMTMITTTTDFPIYYRIPPKEYGDFSRIHKLQIQPFNSLPEKTPKELVRKRNFYCNDTLLTFHTFLLPDNKHYLCIDITKKEIDTTIMEVLKQIFSVLALELTSMQIQNRAFSQENYYDSFFYMLSDIKNKSIEEIRVICDAYSFPNDLKKVCITLECQSKESKLFRSLYNAVNQGLIHLSHKYFLCHNENRIVIFLLYPKQIPNVEALSLSNQAALQLSDYLKDYQTFFRLGISRCHTTCTSIAKAYEESLQTLHLQTSDRQTAHIHSYTRQFAYHLLNQLTTYEREKIYEDTVSSLAIYDSENKSELLVTLKAYLENSMNLTETAQKLFIHRNTLTARLSAIKKLLCSDITAIEDIFRLYLGICAWELLKNT, from the coding sequence ATGAAATATCCTCCCTTGACCCTTGGATGGTTTATATATGAAACCCCCATAGATAATCTGGAATTCATTGGAGAAGATGAAGCTCTTCATAAAACCATCACCGGCATCAGCGTGCTTGATAATCCTGACGGTGTAAAGTGGATAAAAAAGAATGAAATCGTTCTTACAACGGGTTACATTTTTTATAATGATTTTGAAATCCAGAAAAAAATAATTGCGGACCTCCATGCCATTGACTGTACCGCATTCTGCATTAAAGTGAAACGTTTTTTTGACAGGATTCCCGACTCCATGATCGAAGAGGCTGCCAAGTATGGACTTGCGCTTGTTTCGGTGCCTTTTTATCATGGTTATACCAACATAATAAATATAATAAACGAAAATCTTATTGAGCAGAAAATTTTAAGGCAGCAATTCATCCTCAGCGAGGCGGAAAAATTTCATGAATCCTTTTTTAATAGAGAAGGAATCATGAAAATGCTTGAGCGGATATCTAATTATACCAATTCCATGACAATGATAACCACAACTACTGATTTCCCCATATATTACCGCATTCCGCCCAAAGAATACGGGGATTTTTCCAGAATTCACAAATTGCAGATCCAGCCGTTCAATTCCCTGCCGGAGAAAACACCAAAAGAGCTCGTCAGAAAACGTAACTTTTACTGCAATGACACACTCCTTACCTTTCATACCTTTCTGCTTCCCGACAACAAGCATTACTTATGTATTGATATCACCAAAAAAGAAATCGACACCACCATCATGGAAGTCCTTAAGCAGATATTCTCCGTACTCGCGCTGGAACTCACATCCATGCAGATTCAAAACAGAGCCTTTTCCCAGGAAAATTATTATGATTCTTTTTTCTATATGCTTTCGGACATTAAAAATAAATCCATTGAGGAAATTCGGGTGATTTGCGATGCCTATTCCTTTCCAAACGACTTAAAAAAGGTATGCATCACCCTGGAATGCCAGTCAAAAGAAAGCAAGCTTTTCCGCAGCCTCTACAATGCCGTAAACCAGGGACTGATCCATTTGAGCCATAAATACTTCTTATGCCACAACGAAAACCGTATTGTTATTTTTCTCCTGTATCCGAAACAAATACCTAATGTGGAGGCGCTCTCACTGTCCAATCAGGCTGCCCTGCAGCTGTCGGATTATTTAAAGGATTATCAAACCTTTTTCAGACTGGGGATCAGCCGCTGCCATACTACCTGCACTTCCATTGCAAAGGCATATGAAGAAAGCCTGCAGACATTACACCTGCAGACCTCCGACCGCCAAACCGCCCACATTCATTCTTATACCAGGCAATTTGCTTATCATCTTTTAAACCAGCTGACCACTTATGAAAGAGAAAAAATATACGAAGATACCGTCAGCAGCCTTGCTATCTATGATTCCGAGAATAAAAGCGAGCTTCTTGTGACCCTTAAGGCGTATTTGGAAAACTCTATGAATCTGACTGAAACCGCTCAGAAGCTTTTCATCCACAGGAATACCCTGACCGCCCGGCTATCTGCCATCAAAAAGCTTCTGTGCAGCGATATCACAGCCATTGAGGACATCTTCCGTCTGTATTTGGGAATCTGCGCCTGGGAGCTGTTAAAAAACACTTAA
- a CDS encoding cyclodeaminase/cyclohydrolase family protein yields MIQDFTIHTFLEKLSSKSPTPGGGGAAGLGGAIGAALGEMVVNLTLGKKRYADVEEEMQSILEKLEVLKSEFLRLADEDEVVFVPLAAAYGLPSGTEEEKLHKAEILETHLLAATLVPLMVMERSMETLDIMEILAEKGSRLAVSDVGVGVQFIRSALLGAKMNVSINTKSMKNREKAGQLQVQAEHLAEEGIRKADAIYAKVEAALKA; encoded by the coding sequence ATGATACAGGACTTTACAATTCACACATTCCTTGAAAAACTATCCTCAAAAAGCCCAACGCCGGGCGGTGGCGGGGCAGCAGGTCTTGGCGGTGCCATAGGAGCGGCTTTGGGAGAGATGGTGGTAAACTTAACTCTTGGCAAGAAGCGGTATGCCGATGTGGAAGAAGAAATGCAGTCAATCCTTGAAAAGCTGGAAGTTTTGAAAAGCGAATTTTTAAGGCTTGCAGATGAAGACGAAGTTGTATTTGTTCCTTTGGCGGCTGCATACGGCCTCCCCTCCGGCACGGAGGAAGAAAAACTCCATAAGGCGGAAATCTTAGAAACCCACCTTCTTGCAGCCACTCTGGTTCCTCTCATGGTCATGGAGCGTTCCATGGAAACTCTTGATATCATGGAGATCCTGGCAGAAAAGGGAAGCCGTCTGGCTGTCAGTGACGTAGGCGTGGGAGTTCAGTTTATCCGTTCCGCACTGCTGGGAGCCAAGATGAATGTTTCCATCAATACAAAGTCCATGAAGAATCGGGAAAAGGCCGGACAGCTACAGGTTCAGGCGGAACACCTGGCAGAAGAAGGAATCAGAAAGGCAGATGCCATCTATGCGAAGGTGGAAGCTGCGTTAAAGGCATAA
- a CDS encoding bifunctional 5,10-methylenetetrahydrofolate dehydrogenase/5,10-methenyltetrahydrofolate cyclohydrolase — MITLKGAAVSAKIKEQVETLLTDLKGKTPKLAIVRVGERPDDLSYERGALKKMESFGLMGESFAFPQDITDEAFKEEFAKINENPDIDGILLLRPLPKQIKEKDIEHMIDPGKDLDGISPENIARVFAGDNTGFAPCTAEAVVEVLKANDIALTGKRVAIVGRSMVVGRPLSMLMLKENATVTICHTRTEDLKETCKNAQILVAAAGRARMVDASFVGTDAIVVDVGINVDKDGKLCGDVDFDSLEGTASMATPVPGGVGAVTTAVLARHLVLAALKR, encoded by the coding sequence GTGATAACCTTAAAGGGTGCAGCCGTATCTGCAAAAATCAAGGAACAGGTAGAAACGCTTTTGACTGATTTAAAGGGAAAAACTCCAAAGCTTGCCATTGTGCGGGTAGGAGAACGGCCGGATGACTTATCCTACGAGCGGGGAGCTTTAAAGAAGATGGAAAGCTTCGGTCTGATGGGGGAAAGCTTTGCATTTCCCCAGGACATCACTGATGAAGCATTTAAGGAAGAATTTGCAAAGATCAATGAAAACCCGGACATCGATGGCATCCTTCTCCTTCGTCCCCTGCCAAAGCAGATCAAGGAAAAGGATATTGAGCATATGATTGACCCGGGAAAAGATTTGGATGGCATATCACCAGAAAATATCGCCAGGGTATTTGCCGGAGACAATACCGGATTTGCACCCTGTACGGCGGAAGCGGTGGTGGAAGTCCTAAAAGCCAATGATATTGCCCTGACAGGAAAGAGAGTAGCCATCGTGGGCAGAAGTATGGTAGTTGGCCGCCCCTTATCCATGCTGATGCTGAAAGAGAACGCTACGGTTACCATCTGCCACACCCGTACGGAAGATTTAAAGGAAACCTGTAAAAATGCTCAGATCCTTGTGGCTGCTGCCGGTCGTGCAAGGATGGTGGATGCATCTTTTGTAGGTACGGATGCCATAGTGGTTGATGTGGGAATCAATGTGGACAAAGACGGAAAGCTTTGCGGAGATGTGGATTTTGATTCTTTAGAAGGAACTGCCTCCATGGCAACTCCTGTACCAGGAGGTGTAGGAGCGGTGACAACGGCTGTGCTGGCAAGGCATCTGGTGTTGGCTGCCCTTAAAAGATAA
- the thiT gene encoding energy-coupled thiamine transporter ThiT, translating to MSFFLTYSAESEEYLLKPAGYLLVIVLFAAIFFALHLLGRSSSKSQKLQTRQLVYCAGAMALATVTSFIKVASLPFGGSVTLFSMMFICLIGYVYGVKAGITTGVAYGILQFITNPYIFAPIQVLLDYPLAFGALGLSGLFSNKKHGLVAGYIVGVTGRYLFHVISGYIFFASYTPEGIPPLVYTLGYNATYILPELVLTVLILYFPPVLGAIGQVKRQALNG from the coding sequence ATGTCATTTTTTCTAACTTACTCTGCGGAAAGTGAAGAGTATTTATTAAAGCCGGCAGGATACTTGCTGGTGATTGTTCTATTTGCTGCAATCTTTTTTGCCCTGCATCTTCTTGGCAGATCGTCTTCTAAATCTCAAAAGCTGCAGACCCGCCAGCTGGTTTACTGCGCAGGCGCGATGGCGCTTGCAACGGTAACTTCCTTTATCAAAGTAGCTTCCCTTCCTTTTGGCGGCTCCGTCACTCTGTTTTCCATGATGTTCATCTGCCTCATCGGTTATGTTTACGGTGTAAAGGCCGGGATCACGACCGGTGTAGCCTACGGAATTTTACAGTTTATCACGAACCCCTATATATTCGCTCCGATCCAGGTTCTTCTTGACTATCCCTTGGCATTCGGTGCTTTGGGGCTTTCCGGTCTGTTCAGTAATAAAAAGCACGGTCTTGTAGCCGGATATATTGTGGGCGTTACGGGTCGGTACTTATTCCATGTTATCTCCGGTTATATATTCTTTGCTTCCTATACACCGGAGGGCATACCCCCATTGGTTTATACTCTGGGTTATAATGCCACTTATATCCTGCCAGAGTTAGTATTAACCGTATTAATCCTGTATTTCCCACCAGTACTGGGAGCTATCGGACAGGTGAAGCGGCAGGCATTAAACGGATAA
- a CDS encoding DMT family transporter — protein MTGFIIALISGALMSIQGVFNTGVTKQTSMWVSTGWVQLTAFLTCLILWYFSGRENITGLFDVQPKYLLIGGVLGAFITYTVVRSMGTLGPAKAALIIVISQIIVAYAIELFGLFGVEKVGFEWKKLIGAVVAIIGIMIFN, from the coding sequence ATGACAGGCTTTATTATTGCTCTTATATCCGGAGCGCTTATGAGCATACAGGGAGTTTTTAATACGGGAGTGACAAAGCAGACCAGCATGTGGGTTTCTACAGGCTGGGTACAGCTGACTGCATTTTTGACCTGCCTCATTCTGTGGTATTTCTCCGGCAGGGAGAACATTACCGGTCTATTTGACGTACAGCCAAAGTACTTATTGATAGGCGGCGTTTTGGGTGCATTCATTACCTATACCGTAGTAAGGAGTATGGGGACGCTGGGGCCGGCCAAAGCGGCTCTGATTATTGTAATTTCCCAGATCATTGTTGCCTACGCCATCGAGTTATTTGGCTTGTTCGGTGTTGAAAAGGTAGGATTTGAATGGAAGAAGCTGATCGGCGCGGTTGTTGCCATTATCGGAATCATGATATTTAATTAA
- a CDS encoding helix-hairpin-helix domain-containing protein yields the protein MDYKKVKIILIALCVLGAGVCYGLSRSQEVRRSGISLSEESALSSGETVTGIGAGDGPAALTAEETSLGSAGEETALPFYVHICGEVISPGVYELKEGSRVFQAIEKAGGVTDQAAAEYLNMAEQVKDGMKIVVPGKEDVEAAKARGEISLQAEASSNVQRNKVNLNTATKEELMTLRGIGEAKAADILKYRDSHGGFQKIEDIMKISGIKDAAFQKIKDDITV from the coding sequence ATGGATTACAAGAAAGTTAAAATCATCCTTATCGCCCTGTGTGTCTTAGGGGCGGGTGTATGTTACGGCTTGAGCAGAAGCCAGGAGGTTCGCAGGTCAGGGATTTCTCTGTCAGAGGAATCGGCTTTATCTTCCGGGGAAACGGTTACCGGAATTGGAGCAGGTGATGGCCCGGCGGCTTTAACGGCAGAAGAGACCAGCTTAGGAAGTGCAGGTGAGGAAACGGCCCTGCCTTTCTATGTACATATCTGCGGAGAAGTTATTTCTCCCGGTGTTTATGAGCTTAAAGAAGGAAGCCGGGTTTTTCAGGCAATCGAGAAAGCAGGCGGAGTCACAGACCAGGCTGCGGCAGAATATTTAAATATGGCGGAGCAGGTCAAGGACGGCATGAAGATCGTGGTCCCTGGTAAGGAAGATGTGGAAGCGGCAAAGGCCAGGGGAGAAATTTCCTTACAGGCAGAGGCTTCATCTAACGTACAAAGAAACAAGGTAAATTTAAATACAGCCACCAAAGAGGAACTGATGACCCTTCGGGGAATCGGAGAAGCCAAGGCAGCTGATATTCTTAAGTATCGGGATAGCCACGGCGGATTTCAAAAGATCGAGGATATCATGAAGATATCCGGCATCAAAGATGCGGCGTTTCAAAAAATAAAAGATGATATAACGGTTTGA